In one Rhopalosiphum padi isolate XX-2018 chromosome 3, ASM2088224v1, whole genome shotgun sequence genomic region, the following are encoded:
- the LOC132926188 gene encoding zinc finger MYM-type protein 1-like produces MISKNKTTDPMDPVIPLPSNRLEKMERIKKGPYQPMNIQFPRKTVDDTTDVGHHEQMSVVVRYFDIHLFMPVERFICLKRLLSVNSNAIFAVLSEIMSNYNLNWDDVVSVCFDGASTMSGCISGVQTKCKEENSRIMYVHCYAHCLNLVLVDACTTRRNIPMIFDFFGVVQLCYSFIEGSAVRHAILEKISKDTNMQLKTLKSLSTTRWACRAEAVAALKHNYLVLIPAIEEIISSTSATDVCAKGRGLLFQIKSFNFILGLEIMQPVLQLINKVSKMLQKENYDLLSAMANVKALRLALLDMRTEVYFKKIFDTSVSICKELDVPIPLINKRKISSHIDSNKTQFVQETKESELRISAFYPMIDVMVHSIDERFSQDTMQAINAVDSLLNMDISQTDLYFLSKMFQCDSEKLEVEVMLLKNNSTIPNKDSLSNKSKIHEWLIWLKSNDHYKYFNQFFNVIQKFVVIPVTSCTCERSFSKLTLVKSKLSSTMKQERLNALMVLTVEQEMAVNVDADAVIDDFKIAVDFNRRISTHLWDQNEIGKLRLTTADRAQLADKLSMGVPIQRVLNDVRDSVEGTTLKRLHLIEKRDFVQLWAEQLAKGSNNPVLYFKHQGQDDATHLGKDDFCIIIMTDFQAEMLVKFGNDKICVNGTHGLNIYSFQLYTLLVVDEYEIIIGMHNRAGALNEECQKHILKHCNKIIELLTNESKPMPTDKNTVNIKKNIEKQPRFFTKNKNNKHEFPQLSSSEAESVILLTVLDLSICLNSLTARSPILQIWITLLLALTKPPRFFLSKSCC; encoded by the exons atgattagtaaaaataaaacaaccgaTCCCATGGACCCAGTAATACCACTGCCATCTAATAGGCTTGAAAAAATGGAAAGGATTAAGAAAGGACCTTATCAGCCAATGAATATACAATTTCCTCGAAAAACAGTAG ATGATACAACTGACGTAGGTCATCATGAACAGATGTCTGTGGTTGTACGATATTTTGATATACACTTATTTATGCCAGTTGAACGTTTTATTTGTCTTAAGCGACTATTAAGTGTTAATTCTAATGCCATATTTGCAGTGTTGTCAGAAATCATGTCAAACTATAATCTTAATTGGGATGATGTGGTGTCTGTATGTTTTGATGGTGCTTCCACGATGTCAGGATGTATTTCGGGAGTTCAAACTAAATGTAAAGAAGAAAATTCAAGAATCATGTATGTGCACTGTTATGCTCACTGCCTCAACCTGGTTTTAGTAGATGCTTGTACTACTAGGAGAAATATACCaatgatatttgatttttttggagTTGTTCAATTGtgttattcatttattgaaGGTAGCGCGGTACGTCAtgctattttagaaaaaatatcaaaagataCTAACATGCAATTGAAAACATTGAAATCGTTATCTACTACAAGATGGGCATGTAGAGCAGAAGCCGTTGCAGCACTAAAGCATAATTACTTAGTTCTTATCCCAGCAATAGAAGAAATAATTTCTTCTACTTCAGCTACTGATGTATGTGCAAAAGGACGTGGTCTTCTATTTCAAATaaagagttttaattttatattaggatTAGAAATTATGCAACCAGTTTTACAATTGATAAATAAAGTTAGTAAAATGcttcaaaaagaaaattatgatttacttTCAGCTATGGCAAATGTAAAAGCTCTTCGTTTAGCATTATTAGATATGAGAAcagaagtatattttaaaaaaatatttgatacaagTGTATCTATATGTAAAGAATTGGATGTTCCAAttccattaattaataaaagaaaaatctcTTCTCACATAGACAGTAACAAAACACAATTTGTTCAAGAAACTAAAGAATCAGAACTAAGAATATCAGCCTTTTATCCAATGATAGACGTCATGGTTCATAGTATTGATGAACGATTTAGCCAGGACACTATGCAAGCTATAAATGCAGTTGATAGTTTACTAAATATGGATATATCGCAAACTGACCTATATTTTCTATCTAAAATGTTTCAATGTGATAGTGAAAAACTAGAAGTAGAAGTaatgctattaaaaaataattctacgaTTCCAAATAAAGACAGCTtaagtaataaaagtaaaatccaCGAATGGTTAATTTGGTTGAAGtctaatgatcattataaatacttcaACCAATTTTTTAATGTCATTCAAAAGTTTGTAGTGATCCCAGTAACAAGTTGTACTTGTGAGAGGTCTTTCTCTAAATTAACCCTAGTCAAATCCAAATTAAGCTCTACCATGAAGCAAGAGAGATTGAATGCTTTGATGGTATTGACAGTAGAACAGGAAATGGCAGTAAATGTTGATGCTGATGCTGTTATAGACGATTTTAAAATAGCGGTAGATTTTAATAGACgaat CAGTACTCATTTATGGGACCAAAATGAAATCGGAAAATTGAGATTAACTACAGCTGATAGAGCACAATTGGCag ATAAGTTATCTATGGGCGTTCCAATTCAAAGAGTGTTAAATGATGTTCGAGATTCTGTGGAAGGAACGACATTGAAGCGTTTACATTTAATAGAAAAACGAGACTT tgttcAATTATGGGCAGAACAGTTAGCAAAAGGTAGTAATAATccagttttgtattttaaacaccAAGGGCAAGATGATGCAACTCATTTAGGAAAAGATGatttttgtatcattattatgacTGATTTCCAAGCCGAAATGCTGGTCAAATTTGGAAATGACAAAATCTGTGTTAATGGGACCCATGGTTTGAACATTTACAGTTTTCAGCTGTACACGTTACTTGTTGTAGATGAATATG agATTATAATTGGTATGCACAATCGAGCTGGGGCTTTAAATGAAGAatgtcaaaaacatattttaaaacattgtaataaaattattgaattacttACAAATGAGTCAAAACCTATGCCAACAGATAAGAATAcagttaacataaaaaaaaatattgaaaaacaaccACGTTTCTTcactaagaataaaaataataagcatgAATTTCCTCAATTGTCTTCGAGTGaag ctGAAAGTGTTATTTTATTGACTGTATTAGATTTATCTATTTGTTTAAATTCCCTTACTGCCCGTTCTCCAATTCTACAAATTTGGATTACACTGTTACTTGCCTTGACTAAGCCACCTCGATTTTTTCTGTCTAAAAGTTGTTGTTaa